A window of the Dioscorea cayenensis subsp. rotundata cultivar TDr96_F1 chromosome 14, TDr96_F1_v2_PseudoChromosome.rev07_lg8_w22 25.fasta, whole genome shotgun sequence genome harbors these coding sequences:
- the LOC120276352 gene encoding NDR1/HIN1-like protein 10: MQQAPQNPYPGSYYGPPIPPQQANHRNRRRTIIRAFIAFWIAIGITVLILWLVYRPNKIKFSVENAYLTNFTLTTSPSYLDYDLYTTVSIRNPNKKIGVYYDRLEASAFYSGYRFGWIPLPTFYQGHKNTTMLFPSFDGRSIVTDSSVSDTFKNENATRFFNIDLWFNAKIRLKYGSWIKIKYTVRIRCDIRVPLVTNGNSNNAGFQWTQCDVDY, encoded by the coding sequence ATGCAGCAAGCTCCACAAAACCCTTACCCAGGTTCATACTATGGCCCTCCAATCCCTCCACAGCAAGCAAACCACCGTAACAGACGTAGGACCATAATAAGGGCCTTCATAGCCTTCTGGATCGCCATCGGCATCACTGTACTAATTCTCTGGCTTGTTTATCGTCCAAATAAGATCAAATTCTCCGTCGAAAATGCCTACTTAACCAACTTCACTCTCACCACCTCCCCTTCCTACCTCGACTACGATCTCTACACCACTGTGAGCATTCGAAACCCGAATAAAAAGATTGGTGTCTACTACGACAGGCTTGAAGCCAGTGCGTTTTACTCAGGGTACCGGTTTGGATGGATTCCTCTCCCTACTTTCTATCAAGGACATAAGAACACCACCATGCTGTTTCCTTCATTTGATGGGAGATCCATAGTTACTGATTCAAGTGTTTCAGATACTTTTAAGAATGAGAATGCAACTAGGTTCTTTAATATAGACTTGTGGTTCAATGCTAAGATTAGGCTCAAGTATGGATCttggataaaaataaaatatacagtGAGGATTAGGTGTGATATTAGGGTTCCATTGGTGACCAATGGAAACTCCAACAATGCTGGCTTTCAATGGACCCAGTGTGATGTGGATTATTGA